GAGGTCCACGTACCAGGCGAGGGAACCACTGGCCGCGTAAGAGGAACCCGACCAGTAGCTGCCGCCCTGCACACCAGAGAACGGATGACCAGAAGGCAAGGCAGGGTTGGTTTGACTCTCATCGAGTAGGCTTGCCATCTCGGAAATGTTCGGTAGTCTCCAATCCCCCACCTTGGAACCGTCCGTCAAACCACAACTCCCGCTCGCCAGGGTGTTGGCCGAGGTGAGGGCATTGGCCCAGGTTTGCTGATTGAAACAGTTGGCGTTTTTTAACCAGATCAAACCAGTCAGGTTGTCCGTCACGGCGCCATTACCCATGTCAGTGAAACGGGAGGATGGTTGCCAAGAGACACCATTCTTCAGGGCCCATTCACCATCCTGACCCGTACCGGCACAAGAGATCGTGGCGCCATTGGGATCGTAGCAAAGAGTTTGTCCGGTCTTGGGGAGGGGCGCAGGCACACCCGCAGCCCAAAGATGACCGGAATAAGAAATCAACACCATCACACCCAACAGAAACCCGACTCCCTTACCATATCGACGCATCACGACCGACATGTTGTAACTCCTCTCATCAGTTTTGTAGCCTCTGTGATTCACCTATGGAACCACAGAAAAGGAAGGACGGTTTGGTTGGCGTCCCACACCATCCATTTTTGCACTCCACCGAGCAATCATGACACGATCCATGACAGGGGAAACTCCACGACCATTCTCAGCAACCCACGCCACTGGACGATGCTGATTCCATAACGTCTTTTTAGCCTCTG
The sequence above is a segment of the Magnetococcales bacterium genome. Coding sequences within it:
- a CDS encoding DUF1566 domain-containing protein — protein: MSVVMRRYGKGVGFLLGVMVLISYSGHLWAAGVPAPLPKTGQTLCYDPNGATISCAGTGQDGEWALKNGVSWQPSSRFTDMGNGAVTDNLTGLIWLKNANCFNQQTWANALTSANTLASGSCGLTDGSKVGDWRLPNISEMASLLDESQTNPALPSGHPFSGVQGGSYWSGSSYAASGSLAWYVDLYGGIVNSSYKSNALSVWPVRGGQ